Part of the Bacillota bacterium genome, ATTGCAGTGCAGGTTGCTCCAAAGAAATCTGATCCGCCTCGGGGTTCGGTAAGTGCTTCGGCTGCCGTCAAACGCCCCTCAATGGTCGGTTTCAGGTATTTTTCTTTCAAGTGATTAGAGCCAAATTTGTTGATCGCTTCTCCGACTATGCTTACCAGGGAATAAAGGCAGCCCAGTGATGTTCCCAGTATCCCAACCTCTTCAAGGGCTATAATTTCGGAAGTCCAGGGCAGGCCTCTTCCCCCGTACTTTTTCGGAAACCGCAAGCCGAGCAGGTTTCGGGCAGCTGCCTTCTCGATAAATTGACGCGGATAGCGAATTTTATCTTCATCCATATCTCTCAGGAGCTGCTTATCCACATCTTCTTTAACGAAGGCTCTTACTTCATCCCTTAATAATTTTTCCTCATGACTCATCATAAAATCAAGCATCGTAACCCCTCCCAAATTTTCATTTGTGATAAATATTATTAACCGGCCTGATTTTTGCGAGATAGGGATTTAAATTAGCCTTATCTCCCGATTCATTAATAAATTGAAAAGTTCTTTGAAAACATTCAAGGATGTCCGAAGCTGAATGACCACGGAGGGACGAAATAAGATCTCCGGCCAGGCCATGAATAAATGCCCCGGCTTTTACAGCATTTTCAGGGATCATTCCCTGGGCTATTAAAGAAGCTACCAGGCCGGTCAGGAGATCGCCGGAGCCGGCAGTTGCCAATACGGGGCTGCCGGTTGGATTGATCGTTATTTTGCCATCCGGAGCAGCAATGATACTGTTGGCTCCCTTCAGCAGGATTATACAATTCCAGAGCCGGGCATTCTTTGAAGCTATCTCAATCCTGTTATCCTGTACATGCTGTACAGTAGTTCTTTCCAACCGGGCCATTTCTCCCGGATGGGGAGTTATAACCGGTGGATGTTTTGCTGCTCTTAATACATTTATCTGCCTGCTTATTGCTTCCAACGCACCGGCATCGAATACAAGGGGGACCGGACAGAGTTGAACAAGTTTGTTGATTAATTCTGCAGTTTCCTCTCCGGTATTCAATCCCGGGCCGATGGCTAGCACATCACATAATTCGGCTTTTGCAATAATTTCTTTTGCCGCTGCAGGGTCTATAATCCCGGGAGCTGCCTCCGGAAGGGCAACGGTAATAACTTCAACCGTTTTCGCTTCCAATGTGGGACAAATACTTTCAGGAGCAGCAATATATACCAACCCCGAGCCACTTTTCAGGGCAGCCAGTGCAGATAAAAGAGCAGCGCCGGTCATTCCCGGCGAACCGGCCACAAGCATAACTTTGCCCATTGTTCCCTTATGAGCATCAACCGGTTTTAACGGTAGGTTTTCTCTTACGAAATCAAGAGTCGTCAGATCAATTCTGCTCTCTTCAGCCAATGATTCGGGAACATAGATTTCACCCACATATACTTCACCAGCCAGGGCTGCCCCGGGATAAAGCAACAGACCAGGCTTTGGAAAAGCAAAAGTAACGGTCCATTTAGCTTTAATGGCAGCACCCATTATCTCCCCTGTGTCCGCATTGACACCCGAAGGCAGGTCCACAGCGATTACCGGTAATTTTCTGCTGTTAATCTCATGAATCAAATTATCAAACAATCCTTCAATCTTGCGAACAGTTCCCAGACCCAACAAGGCGTCTACGAGCAAATCTGCATTATCCAGATCACTAAGAAATAATTGCAGGCTACCGCTGTCCAAAAGCCTGCTGATCTTGAAACCGGTATTCAAATGGTACTGCTCGTTTACTGCTGCCTCAGCTTTATATGTCCCGGGTTTGGCAGTGCTCCAGAGTGAAAGGTTTAAACCTGCCTTAGCCAACTGCCGGGCAACAGCCAAACCATCACCACCATTATTTCCCGGTCCGGCCAGAACTACCACCCGCTCAGGTTTTTCTGGTAAGTTTAAAATAAATTCTGTAACCCGTTGAGCGGCATTTTCCATCAAAACTATTCCGGGCAAGCCCAGCTGATTAATCGTTTTCCGATCCGCCTCTTTCATCTGGTCACTAGTTAAAATTTTCATACTCAATTACCTCAATTCAATATTTGTAAAATTAAGTACACCTTCTATTTCGCTGGCAAATCTGCTTACTCCTTCACGATAAGATTATTGCCAAAGCAGTATTATTGTCCACATGCTGCCATAAATTCTATTTAATAAAATATTTGGACTTGCATTTTACCGGCACTGATGTTAATATTTTAATGCCTTAATGGAATGGAAGGAGGTATTTTATTTTGCCCAATATTAAATCTGCTGCAAAAAGAGCAAGACAAAATATTACACGCGAAAATCGTAACCGCCGGGTGAAGAGTATCCTGAAAACTTCAATCCGCCGCTTCGAGGAGTCTCTGCAGAGCGGAGATATGGAAGAAGCACAAGCCAAGTTTTATAATGCAGTGCGCCAGATTGATAAGGCTGCGGCAAAGGGAATTGTCCATAAGAATAATGCAGCCCGAAAAAAATCGCGGCTCAGCCGACTTTTAAGTGAAAATAAAGCTGTATAATCAAAAAAATATTTAAGGTGATTCTAAAGACAGCCTTTTACCCCGATCGCGGGGAAAAGGCTGATTTATTTTCCCGGTTTATTAACCAGACATATGGCGGACAGTATTAAGCATTATTAGACTCCTATTACTTTTTCCAGTTACTTTTTCAATGAAGGAATATTATTGGCCAACAGCATTTCGGCAAGCCAGGCTCCTGCCTGGCCGACAACATGAGCACATTTTTCACTATGCCCGCCTGCTTCCTCATACTGCCTGTATTCATCACCATCGAGAAAGTGGTAAGCTTTCCCAAAAAGGTGCATCTGGATTTTACGGCAGGTATCACCACCATATGTAACATTGAATTTATTCCAGTATTCTCGGACCAGCGGTCCGGGACGGCGAAGCAGCCCGATGTTTGAAAATTCATCACGTGAACGTCCAAAGAAATAGCTTAAAACTATAATGCCGCCGGTCAATGCACCACAGGGGCCTTCAATTGTTGAAGCGAAACCACCGGAAAATGATGTTGCCGCTTTAAACAAAACTTCGTTGATTGGAAAGAAATCCTGAATTGAACCGACTACACATTGAGCACAACCATAGTAGCGTTGTTCAAGTTCATAGCCCCTCTGGTATACATCTCTGATCAATTTTTCTTCCAACACTGGACGCTCATCCTTCATAGCCCACACTCCTCGTATTCTATTTGCTTTGGACCAGGTCAAGATATCCGATTAGCAGATACAAAGCCTGCTCAGGGTCTAACAGGCCGGTTTTTATTTTCAGATCAAACTGTTGGAGTTCAATTAATATTTTTTCAAGGGTTTTCTGTTCATACCTTGCAGCCTGCTCTCGTAACTTACGGGCAACAAAGGGATGGACTTCCAGCGCTTTAGGAAATTCGGAAGCAGGTATCCCTTCTTCCAGAAGGCTTTTTGCCTGAAGCATTAACCTGTAATGCCGAACCAGCATGAAAAAGATTAATAGCGGTTTTTCTCTTTTCCGGTATAGTAGTTCCAGCAGATGGTATGCTTTATTAAATTCACCTTCCGTTACAGCGTCGGAGAGCTTAAATACGTCTCCCTGGATATCTCCGGAATGCAAAAAATCCACTATCTCCGCTGTAATAACTTGCTCCTCCTCATCCAGGTAAGTGCAGTATTTTTCAAGTTCATTTGATATATTATACAGGTTTTGATTCCCGGCTAATAGCAATCTTTCAAGAGCAGGACGTTCAATTTGTTTACCAATCAACTGAACTTTGTTATTGATCCATGAGGTCAGGGCTTCTCCTTTAAGCGGCTCACATTCAACCGCAAGGCCGTTAGTGTCAATATATTTATATAATCGCCTGCGTTTATCCGGTTTGACAGCTAAAAATACCACTATGGAATCTTGTGACCCTGCCTTGAACTGTTCCACAAAATTATTTAAAAGGTCCCAGGAAGGTTCTTCAGAAGGATCAGCCTCTTTTTCGGAAGCTGTCGACTCATCTTTTCTGCCCGAAGAAACCAGGAAAGGTGGATTATCTATTACCAGCAGGTTACGACTGGCAAAGATCCCTGTTTCATTTGCCCTCGTCAACAGATCTTCAAGTTTGCAGCCTGCACCTTCGATCACTTCTTTTCCATAAGCATTATCCTGCCCAAGAAAAGAATCGGCAAGACTGTTGACCAACTCCTGCTGCAGGTATCTTTCTTCTCCCCATAAAAGGTAAAGAGGAGAATATTTTTTATCAAGAATCCTGCGTACTGCCACCTGGTAAGGGATCACCTGCTAAAAAACCTCCTATAAAACATGTTAACCTAAAAAGAGGTAAAAAAAGAGACAGCGGCTACGCTGCCTCATCAGGGAGAAAAAGTTAAAAATTTATATCCTGACCGGCAGCCTGACGGTTTTTACTTTATAACCGTAGGCCCCGCAAACATGCTAAAAGCAGTTTGCCTCTTGCGGTCTGATTAACTATTAAAATTATATACTATCAGGCGCCTGATGACAACACCATTTTTTAACCTTTTCACAATTCTTTCATTTATTCGATCAGTCGGATTAACCCTGCTGCAGCCAGGGCATCATTTTTCTTAGATCTTTTCCTACTTTTTCAATCAAATGTTCCTGATCGATCTTCTTCAAAGCATTATACTTGGGACGGTTAGCCTGGTTTTCCAAAACCCATTCCAATGCAAACTGTCCGGTCTGGATTTCTTTTAATATTTTCTTCATTTCAGCTTTAACGTCATCGTTGATCAATCTCGGACCCCTGGTTAAATCACCATATTCCGCGACATCACTAACAGAATAACGCATATATTCAAGCCCGCCTTCATAGATCAGGTCCACGATAAGCTTAAGTTCATTTAAGCATTCAAAGTAAGCAATTTCCGGCTGGTACCCGGCTTCCACCAGAGTCTCGAACCCAGCTTTGATCAGAGCAGTAACTCCTCCACAGAGCACTACCTGTTCGCCAAGCAGGTCTGTTTCAGTTTCTTCCTTAAAGGTTGTTTCAATAACACCAGCCCTGGTACAGCCTATCCCTTTGGCAAATGCAAGGGCCAGTTCTTTAGTTTTTCCGGTGTAATCCTGGTACACTGCCAGCAATCCGGGTACTCCGGCGCCATTTTTATAAAGCCTTCTTAAGATATGTCCCGGGCTTTTCGGAGCAACCATAAATACATCCACATTTTCCGGGGGCACTACCTGGTTATAGATAATATTGAAACCATGCGATACCACCAGAGCTTTACCTTCAGTCAGATAGGGAAGAACCTCGTCTTTATAAACAGCGGGCTGCACATTATCTACTATAAGCATTTGGATGATATCAGCTTTTTTCGAAGCTTCACTGACCGAATAGACTTCAAACCCGTCTTTTTTGGCCTGATCGCGACTCTTGCTCTGTGCATGCAAGCCGATGATTACATTCAAACCACTTTCTTTTAAATTCAAAGCCTGGGCATGCCCCTGGCTCCCGTAACCGAGAACAGCAATACTTTTGCCTTTCAAATTTGAAATTTCCGCATCCTGGTCATAATATAACTTGGCCAAAGATCCAACCTCCCTTTTCAGATTTTTTTACAAACTGTTTATGTCACACTTTGGCAACCTATGTATGTTATGCAGCCAATCCTGTCTTATTTTAAATTGCCCAGCACCTGCTTCCGGTACTGCTCGATCAGAAACGCCAGGTGTTCTTTGATCAACTCTTCCGCCTTATCTTCATCCTGAGCTTCAATTGCATCATATATTGCCTGATGCTGCTTGCTTGATGTTTTGACAATCTGGGGGAAATAGCTAATCAGATCGGTCAAACTCTCCGTCAGGGCTTTTCGAATGACCTGGTAGGCTTCATAGAGGATAACATTTTGCGCCGCGCCGGCAATCGCTACGTGGAAATCGGCATCGGCCTGGATATATTCATCATATTTTTTTGATTTCATACGGCTTAGATGTTTACGCATCTCTTCCAAATCTTCTTCTGTCGCCCG contains:
- the ilvC gene encoding ketol-acid reductoisomerase is translated as MAKLYYDQDAEISNLKGKSIAVLGYGSQGHAQALNLKESGLNVIIGLHAQSKSRDQAKKDGFEVYSVSEASKKADIIQMLIVDNVQPAVYKDEVLPYLTEGKALVVSHGFNIIYNQVVPPENVDVFMVAPKSPGHILRRLYKNGAGVPGLLAVYQDYTGKTKELALAFAKGIGCTRAGVIETTFKEETETDLLGEQVVLCGGVTALIKAGFETLVEAGYQPEIAYFECLNELKLIVDLIYEGGLEYMRYSVSDVAEYGDLTRGPRLINDDVKAEMKKILKEIQTGQFALEWVLENQANRPKYNALKKIDQEHLIEKVGKDLRKMMPWLQQG
- a CDS encoding NAD(P)H-hydrate dehydratase, producing the protein MKILTSDQMKEADRKTINQLGLPGIVLMENAAQRVTEFILNLPEKPERVVVLAGPGNNGGDGLAVARQLAKAGLNLSLWSTAKPGTYKAEAAVNEQYHLNTGFKISRLLDSGSLQLFLSDLDNADLLVDALLGLGTVRKIEGLFDNLIHEINSRKLPVIAVDLPSGVNADTGEIMGAAIKAKWTVTFAFPKPGLLLYPGAALAGEVYVGEIYVPESLAEESRIDLTTLDFVRENLPLKPVDAHKGTMGKVMLVAGSPGMTGAALLSALAALKSGSGLVYIAAPESICPTLEAKTVEVITVALPEAAPGIIDPAAAKEIIAKAELCDVLAIGPGLNTGEETAELINKLVQLCPVPLVFDAGALEAISRQINVLRAAKHPPVITPHPGEMARLERTTVQHVQDNRIEIASKNARLWNCIILLKGANSIIAAPDGKITINPTGSPVLATAGSGDLLTGLVASLIAQGMIPENAVKAGAFIHGLAGDLISSLRGHSASDILECFQRTFQFINESGDKANLNPYLAKIRPVNNIYHK
- the rpsT gene encoding 30S ribosomal protein S20; translation: MPNIKSAAKRARQNITRENRNRRVKSILKTSIRRFEESLQSGDMEEAQAKFYNAVRQIDKAAAKGIVHKNNAARKKSRLSRLLSENKAV
- a CDS encoding C-GCAxxG-C-C family protein, whose translation is MKDERPVLEEKLIRDVYQRGYELEQRYYGCAQCVVGSIQDFFPINEVLFKAATSFSGGFASTIEGPCGALTGGIIVLSYFFGRSRDEFSNIGLLRRPGPLVREYWNKFNVTYGGDTCRKIQMHLFGKAYHFLDGDEYRQYEEAGGHSEKCAHVVGQAGAWLAEMLLANNIPSLKK
- the holA gene encoding DNA polymerase III subunit delta, whose product is MIPYQVAVRRILDKKYSPLYLLWGEERYLQQELVNSLADSFLGQDNAYGKEVIEGAGCKLEDLLTRANETGIFASRNLLVIDNPPFLVSSGRKDESTASEKEADPSEEPSWDLLNNFVEQFKAGSQDSIVVFLAVKPDKRRRLYKYIDTNGLAVECEPLKGEALTSWINNKVQLIGKQIERPALERLLLAGNQNLYNISNELEKYCTYLDEEEQVITAEIVDFLHSGDIQGDVFKLSDAVTEGEFNKAYHLLELLYRKREKPLLIFFMLVRHYRLMLQAKSLLEEGIPASEFPKALEVHPFVARKLREQAARYEQKTLEKILIELQQFDLKIKTGLLDPEQALYLLIGYLDLVQSK